One genomic region from Doryrhamphus excisus isolate RoL2022-K1 chromosome 14, RoL_Dexc_1.0, whole genome shotgun sequence encodes:
- the hivep1 gene encoding zinc finger protein 40 isoform X2, with amino-acid sequence MPRTKQNNPKNLKDKIEEAQKELKDTSSTKGTSGSSRRIEDNIKGLKRKKVVAENKLKKIPKSPVKKPLQLKTPDTVHQGGSPKENRPSCSPASHSPSHHPSASPNGKSESHDAQPVEPSPDKGASVTDHERLKQEETKSSPLTHEPTNEEEVSLKVAQPTDGNTQDRGIDKTDKDPYHTSAPLDVLLKAMEPDMLTLAERKNSFQVSGQPTGEFSNMPAVNIGLQTQSPPMQTYYIDKQGNFIGIAAPLQGGVQASTQGEALQPLSFPNQHFIPVVSNPEKPSIHMSFNTGPSTITHTPVPSGSNALPKSQPPIVQTCRSLSATVPSTIQVPVTPGNNHVQITTVMNFGAEHISKDQKPKKPGKYVCEYCNRPCAKPSVLLKHIRSHTGERPYPCVTCGFSFKTKSNLYKHKKSHAHAIKLGLIARSESGGGLLPQESDKALGTHSEVEESGDSDEEGSTVDLDPDSSQSSAAALSENSLQSLGTSQAIYGEADSSAVFDSVKPTPAQRNHEPKVTAALPKVVVYPVNVSPLRADSPRVTGAAPEQAASQRQREFPTANVRSNIMVLSSLKEIVATSPSLDTVSEDEDQQCKSPLLSGHAQLQRQQATDFSLQQQAKCLLSPRSLGSTDSGYFSRSESADQAMSPPSPFVKITPPADIDLPKKDISNAPPVISTVMRVATEQRSQGTEGQMRPPLETKALSLEERISKLISDNEAVVDNKQLDSVKPRRTSLSRRGSIDSPKSYIFKDSFQFDLKPIGRRSSSSSDIPKSPFTPTDKSKPVFLLSVPSQYPPMDCLPITRSNSMPTTPGHSALPLNIAHLAHPLRICHSFDEKASINDDVFSSAPSTPNPAIHSRTLVRQAAVEDFSTSEGHRLPTVRSMDDGYHALNNSTELMQRSRSFEYSQERQRKFQQNKGTMYECETCRNRYRKLENFETHKKFYCSELHGPKNKPVVVKESDQDVFHVTTQPHLTSKSITGSGVMDQQTSFRKRRKMKSVGDEDDQSPTDTNPPCSVSFDSGQLPAALASQSYPQHGVMVDIQPKNNQAKLPQIQLVARGASASDSRLSPIRETQISTSSKGEIQRQGSGTSVIRHTNSLSRPSSFETESTDKVSPLDGKDKDPVKSKTDLSTANSYHDKLSNQKMIEPDYRNQRIDHCTDGTLAATGETSTPAHQCRLVRQNNIQVPEILVTEEPDREHESQTSEPAEKAADQFSWPQRSESLSKLPAEKLPPKKKRIRLAQMDHSSGESSFESSLSRSLSRDSTLSHCSSISASFDREEASRSESPSRVECTNPGQAKVFSTLGVPGAMRRAASEQITYTQPSVEISCDYRSKSFDCGNVSPSRGHSPVGQPKSGQVTQGAQVPLIERRRGPLVRQMSLKICPDNQQPVRKVLTLDKAPITNTNSINQNRSQQIQIISRYPIAQIAGLQSGEVPLHRNEQMIQSINLGSPTQQPQIYGLPHPWHQTSRVQVCQKVQQPVSQIIAVGEKAHNKSSDLEENKCYVPKYQLPCPTQRPSQTFSFTNTQGSHKALPVLPMPLTNPILNTSKSSDALRNVYTPQPGQQASDIKNKSVLLPVEQHRDSNNQTQAGGIPLPQILITHEQMHTSPSVSGKNTHPSNHNVDAETHAAPMIKKDCTQFVNIHNNAGERVSSLGSLHCTQKLASVTLCPQQEPIASSKRMLSPANSLDIYMEKHQKRAKDEHGVACLTDGRSVNYLNSNLSEVTRQRKLTLVRQVCTTEPVDSPIETEAPPLPQVKTDTEKDLDDVKPMSPDSTGLEKSTSTIIPEEAGPAINTSPHRQGSCTPATNSHKSQEKADEQKWNSVKSPIRPSSFHGGQVKLSTSVSVVNTKDSHRLSFPSLKTTTTFTWCFLMKRKSLHKLQSDLKTSAYAAWAVNPNNPNPLGLPTKVVMSLLDSKHTSKKIHYTSAIRTTGKSDILSYSGKLKDVMPRVPLTQKTLSVEARSKVQTETHSSNDSDKEVAPKTEPRRIKIFDGGYKSNEEYVYVRGRGRGKYICEECGIRCKKPSMLRKHIRTHSDVRPYHCIHCNFSFKTKGNLTKHMKSKAHSKKCMEMGVPNGLIEDQDAEDSGDRSQVSSADRQDSDGDDSDGPDEEENEDNDEEEDDSQAESGLSTNPSVSASPQHIPSKEAEVPPSALLAQMSISSISQPLVPEAHTSDSHSVPIVNPLSLSKQMSISGSCPSSAPFSFSSLPATTDCNISDTESVHMMSPVSPCRQMSIDYPDCDVPPSPPVSGMGFRPSQEPLFAAHPMATTESGLPVDRSTQTSTSQSPTHVPLQGVSQAPRMETQTHLFSHLPLHSQQPFRSPYSMIPVGGIQLVPAGLAAYSTFVPIQAGPVQLTIPAVSVIHRNSSPAPNSSPQPDLQPLVVQEPISNVVPCFPVSQVTTDLQGQTLQPLGLETLNLMGLTNAGLTPAQLLPQQGVALQVLAASPTSQSSTSTQTHVPGLQIVNIALPAIIPSLSPLPALSPLSGSCERQGSPDTLGAQSSQTESPSGCMATSPPAPLTLFTSSELTPSSLGEHLTQTLERTEGSPRQQPPPKSPAHCVASPEGGGGGDAAPMRAPPVSTWQKVMDDYNEVSSDDEDRLVIAT; translated from the exons ATAAAATCGAAGAGGCACAGAAGGAGCTTAAAGATACAAGTTCAACGAAAG GGACATCCGGAAGCAGTCGACGTATTGAAGATAACATCAAAGGCCTGAAGAGGAAAAAGGTCGTTGCGGAGAACAAGCTGAAGAAAATTCCTAAATCTCCAGTGAAGAAACCTCTGCAGTTAAAAACTCCTGATACTGTTCACCAAGGAGGATCCCCTAAGGAAAATAGACCCTCTTGTTCCCCTGCTTCCCACAGTCCTTCCCATCATCCTTCAGCATCGCCGAATGGGAAAAGCGAATCACATGATGCTCAGCCTGTTGAACCATCCCCTGACAAAGGGGCATCTGTCACTGACCATGAAAGGCTGAAGCAAGAGGAAACTAAGTCATCGCCTCTAACGCATGAACCAACCAATGAGGAGGAGGTTTCTTTGAAAGTGGCGCAACCTACAGACGGTAACACCCAAGACCGCGGCATTGATAAAACTGATAAAGATCCATACCACACCAGTGCTCCACTTGATGTCCTGCTGAAAGCAATGGAGCCTGACATGCTCACACTTGCCGAGAGGAAAAATTCCTTCCAAGTCTCAGGTCAACCCACTGGTGAATTTTCCAACATGCCAGCTGTCAATATTGGTCTTCAAACTCAATCGCCTCCGATGCAGACTTATTATATTGACAAACAGGGTAATTTCATTGGCATTGCGGCACCATTACAGGGAGGAGTACAGGCATCGACGCAGGGTGAGGCTTTGCAGCCGCTGTCGTTTCCGAATCAACATTTTATTCCTGTTGTTTCTAATCCAGAAAAGCCAAGCATCCACATGAGTTTCAATACCGGACCGTCAACAATAACTCATACACCCGTTCCCTCGGGCTCAAATGCTTTGCCAAAAAGTCAACCCCCAATTGTGCAAACCTGCCGGTCGCTTTCAGCAACTGTTCCCAGCACCATTCAGGTGCCGGTCACACCTGGAAACAACCATGTTCAGATCACGACTGTAATGAACTTTGGTGCTGAGCATATTTCCAAGGACCAAAAGCCCAAGAAGCCAGGAAAGTATGTTTGTGAATACTGCAACCGACCATGCGCAAAACCCAGTGTGCTGCTCAAACACATCAGGTCCCACACAGGAGAAAGACCGTACCCTTGTGTAACCTGCGGCTTCTCTTTCAAAACCAAGAGTAACTTGTATAAGCACAAGAAATCCCATGCTCATGCTATAAAACTCGGTCTCATTGCACGCTCTGAATCAGGAGGTGGACTTCTACCTCAAGAATCAGACAAAGCCCTTGGAACTCATTCGGAGGTGGAGGAGAGTGGGGACAGTGACGAAGAAGGTAGCACTGTAGACCTGGATCCGGACTCATCACAGAGCAGCGCGGCAGCCTTGTCTGAAAACAGCTTACAGAGTTTGGGTACGTCGCAAGCAATCTACGGTGAAGCGGACTCATCAGCCGTGTTCGATTCCGTGAAACCGACCCCTGCTCAGAGAAATCATGAGCCTAAAGTGACGGCTGCGCTGCCAAAAGTTGTTGTTTACCCAGTTAATGTTTCGCCTCTAAGGGCGGATAGTCCGAGAGTTACGGGCGCGGCGCCTGAACAAGCTGCTTCACAACGCCAACGAGAGTTTCCGACTGCCAATGTTAGATCAAACATCATGGTCCTGTCGTCTCTGAAAGAGATAGTTGCCACAAGTCCCTCACTGGATACGGTGAGCGAAGATGAAGATCAGCAATGTAAATCTCCACTTTTAAGCGGACATGCTCAGCTTCAGAGGCAACAAGCTACCGACTTTTCTCTGCAGCAGCAGGCTAAGTGTCTACTCAGCCCTCGTAGTTTGGGAAGCACGGATTCCGGCTACTTCTCTCGCTCTGAAAGTGCTGACCAAGCAATGAGTCCACCTAGTCCATTTGTGAAGATCACACCACCAGCTGACATTGACCTACCCAAAAAGGATATCTCTAATGCCCCTCCTGTTATTTCTACAGTCATGCGTGTGGCGACAGAGCAAAGATCCCAAGGAACAGAGGGTCAAATGCGTCCCCCATTAGAAACAAAAGCCCTCTCTTTGGAAGAACGAATCTCAAAACTGATATCTGACAACGAGGCAGTGGTTGACAACAAGCAATTGGACAGTGTTAAACCAAGGAGGACCTCTCTGTCAAGAAGGGGCAGCATTGACTCCCCCAAGTCGTACATATTTAAAGATTCCTTTCAATTTGATCTTAAACCAATAGGACGGAGGTCAAGTTCAAGTTCAGATATCCCAAAGTCGCCATTCACGCCCACGGATAAATCAAAACCGGTTTTTCTTCTCTCTGTACCTTCTCAATATCCCCCAATGGATTGTTTGCCCATAACGAGGAGTAACTCCATGCCGACAACACCGGGACACTCTGCTCTTCCGCTTAATATTGCTCACCTGGCTCACCCTTTGCGAATATGTCATTCTTTTGATGAGAAAGCTTCAATAAACGATGATGTATTTTCATCCGCACCATCAACCCCCAATCCGGCAATACATTCCCGGACATTAGTCAGACAAGCAGCAGTGGAGGACTTTTCCACCAGCGAAGGGCACAGACTTCCGACCGTCCGTTCAATGGATGATGGATATCATGCGTTAAACAATAGCACAGAATTGATGCAAAGAAGCCGATCTTTTGAATACAGtcaagaaagacaaagaaaatttCAACAGAATAAAGGCacaatgtatgaatgtgaaactTGTCGAAATCGGTACAGGAAGTTAGAGAATTTTGAAACTCACAAGAAATTTTACTGCTCGGAACTTCACGGACCAAAAAACAAGCCTGTTGTTGTTAAGGAAAGTGATCAAGATGTTTTTCATGTGACCACACAGCCACATTTAACGTCCAAGTCGATTACCGGATCAGGCGTTATGGACCAACAGACGTCGTTCAGGAAGAGACGGAAAATGAAAAGTGTCGGAGATGAGGATGATCAATCGCCGACGGACACAAATCCACCGTGTTCGGTTAGTTTTGATTCCGGTCAGCTACCCGCAGCCCTGGCAAGTCAAAGTTACCCCCAGCATGGTGTCATGGTCGATATACAACCCAAAAACAACCAGGCAAAGCTACCTCAAATTCAACTCGTAGCACGAGGTGCAAGTGCTTCAGATTCCAGACTGTCACCAATTCGAGAAACGCAGATCAGCACTTCTTCTAAAGGAGAAATACAACGGCAAGGCAGTGGTACTTCAGTTATCAGACACACCAACTCTCTCAGCAGGCCCAGTTCATTTGAGACAGAATCTACAGATAAGGTTTCTCCGCTGGACGGCAAGGACAAGGACCCTGTGAAATCCAAAACGGATCTATCAAcagctaacagttatcatgacAAGTTATCAAACCAGAAGATGATAGAACCTGATTACAGAAATCAAAGAATTGACCATTGCACCGATGGTACATTGGCAGCAACCGGAGAAACCTCTACCCCTGCCCATCAGTGTCGTCTGGTTCGTCAAAACAACATCCAAGTCCCTGAGATTTTGGTCACAGAGGAGCCTGACCGAGAACACGAATCACAGACTTCTGAACCAGCGGAAAAAGCCGCAGATCAATTCAGCTGGCCACAAAGAAGCGAGAGTTTGTCAAAGCTACCGGCTGAAAAGCTTCCgccaaaaaagaaaagaattcGTCTTGCCCAAATGGACCACTCTTCAGGCGAATCCAGCTTTGAGTCGAGCCTCTCACGAAGCCTGAGCAGAGACAGTACTCTCTCACATTGTTCCAGCATTTCAGCCTCCTTTGACAGAGAAGAAGCTTCACGATCGGAGAGTCCATCAAGAGTGGAGTGTACCAACCCAGGTCAAGCCAAAGTATTCAGTACACTTGGCGTTCCTGGAGCAATGAGGCGCGCTGCATCCGAACAGATCACTTATACTCAACCCTCAGTGGAAATTTCATGTGACTACCGTAGTAAGTCTTTTGACTGTGGCAACGTATCCCCCAGCCGGGGTCACTCACCTGTTGGACAGCCTAAAAGTGGACAAGTCACCCAAGGGGCTCAAGTTCCACTGATTGAAAGGAGGCGAGGGCCATTAGTTCGTCAAATGTCTTTAAAGATATGCCCGGATAATCAGCAGCCTGTTCGGAAAGTCTTAACTCTTGACAAAGCTCCGATTACAAATACAAACTCCATAAACCAAAATAGATCCCAACAGATTCAAATTATCAGTCGATATCCTATAGCACAGATTGCTGGCCTGCAATCTGGAGAAGTACCGCTGCATAGAAATGAGCAAATGATCCAAAGTATTAATTTGGGGAGTCCGACACAGCAACCCCAAATCTACGGCCTTCCACACCCTTGGCATCAAACATCTAGAGTTCAAGTATGCCAAAAGGTTCAACAACCAGTGAGCCAGATCATAGCTGTTGGTGAGAAGGCCCATAACAAGTCGTCGGACTTAGaagaaaacaaatgttatgtccCCAAATACCAATTACCGTGTCCGACCCAAAGACCAAGTCAAACATTTtcattcacaaacacacaaggaTCTCACAAAGCGTTGCCTGTTTTACCGATGCCCTTGACCAATCCTATTTTGAACACTTCAAAATCATCAGATGCACTCAGAAATGTTTATACTCCTCAGCCCGGTCAGCAGGCCTCTGATATTAAGAACAAATCTGTTCTTTTGCCTGTTGAGCAGCACAGGGACTCGAACAATCAGACCCAAGCAGGTGGTATTCCATTGCCACAAATCCTGATAACTCATGAGCAGATGCACACTTCTCCCTCTGTCTCCGGGAaaaacacccatccatccaatcataaCGTAGATGCTGAAACTCATGCTGCACCAATGATAAAGAAGGATTGCACTCAGTTTGTAAATATTCATAACAACGCTGGGGAAAGAGTGTCGTCTCTGGGGTCTTTGCATTGTACACAGAAACTTGCATCAGTGACTCTTTGCCCACAACAGGAGCCCATTGCATCAAGTAAAAGAATGCTATCACCTGCTAACAGTTTGGATATCTACATGGAAAAGCATCAAAAACGTGCCAAGGATGAGCACGGTGTCGCCTGCCTTACTGACGGAAGATCGGTCAATTATCTTAATTCCAATTTGTCGGAAGTGACCAGACAGCGGAAACTGACACTTGTAAGGCAGGTGTGTACTACGGAGCCGGTGGACAGTCCCATTGAAACAGAGGCCCCTCCTTTGCCTCAGGTTAAAACGGATACTGAGAAGGACCTCGATGATGTTAAGCCCATGTCACCTGACAGTACCGGTTTGGAAAAAAGTACAAGCACAATTATTCCTGAAGAAGCAGGCCCTGCTATAAATACTTCGCCCCATCGCCAGGGTTCCTGTACACCAGCCACTAACTCTCACAAAAGTCAAGAGAAAGCGGATGAGCAGAAGTGGAATTCCGTGAAATCACCAATAAGACCCTCAAGTTTCCACGGTGGTCAAGTAAAACTGAGCACATCTGTTTCTGTGGTTAACACCAAAGACAGCCATCGCTTGTCCTTCCCCAGCCTAAAAACGACCACCACTTTCACGTGGTGCTTCTTGATGAAAAGAAAATCACTTCACAAGCTACAAAGTGACCTGAAGACTTCCGCTTATGCTGCCTGGGCAGTGAACCCAAATAATCCAAACCCGCTCGGGTTGCCCACAAAGGTGGTCATGTCGCTCCTTGActccaaacacacctccaagaaaATCCACTACACTTCAGCTATAAGAACAACAGGAAAATCTGATATCTTGTCTTACTCGGGCAAGCTCAAAGATGTCATGCCGAGG GTACCACTGACCCAGAAGACTTTATCAGTCGAAGCCAGAAGTAAAGTACAAACAGAAACTCATTCTAGCAATGACTCAGACAAGGAGGTGGCACCAAAAACAGAACCAAGGCGTATCAAAATCTTTGACGGCGG ATACAAATCCAATGAGGAGTATGTTTACGTACGTGGGCGAGGGCGCGGTAAATACATCTGCGAGGAATGTGGGATCCGCTGTAAGAAGCCCAGCATGTTGCGCAAACATATTCGCACCCACTCTGATGTTCGGCCGTATCACTGCATCCACTGCAACTTCTCCTTCAAGACTAAAG gaAATCTCACCAAGCACATGAAGTCCAAGGCACACAGTAAGAAATGCATGGAAATGGGGGTGCCCAATGGACTCATCGAAGACCAGGATGCAGAGGATTCAG GAGACCGCAGTCAGGTGAGCAGCGCTGACCGCCAAGATTCAGACGGCGACGACTCCGATGGCCCCGATGAGGAAGAGAATGAAGACAACGACGAGGAAGAAGACGACAGCCAAGCTGAGTCGGGCCTGTCCACGAACCCGTCTGTGTCTGCCAGTCCGCAGCATATTCCATCTAAAGAGGCCGAGGTCCCGCCCAGTGCCCTCCTGGCACAGATGTCAATCAGCTCCATTTCACAGCCTCTGGTTCCCGAAGCCCACACATCAGACTCTCACTCTGTACCCATCGTCAACCCGTTGTCCCTGAGCAAGCAGATGTCTATCTCGGGGTCCTGTCCGAGCTCAGCGCCCTTCTCTTTTAGTTCACTACCCGCCACGACGGACTGCAACATCTCGGACACGGAGTCGGTGCACATGATGAGCCCCGTGTCACCGTGCAGGCAGATGTCCATCGACTACCCGGACTGTGATGTGCCTCCGAGTCCACCAGTGTCAGGGATGGGCTTTCGACCAAGTCAG GAGCCCCTGTTTGCTGCTCATCCCATGGCAACAACTGAGTCTGGATTACCAGTGGACCGCAGCACTCAGACCTCCACTTCCCAAAGTCCGACACATGTTCCCCTACAAGGTGTGTCCCAGGCCCCAAGAATGGAGACACAGACCCACCTCTTCAGTCACCTGCCTCTGCATTCCCAGCAGCCTTTTCGCTCCCCTTACAGTATGATTCCTGTCGGGGGAATCCAACTGGTGCCTGCTGGCCTGGCAGCTTATTCTACTTTTGTGCCAATTCAGGCCGGTCCTGTGCAGCTCACCATCCCAGCCGTTAGCGTTATCCACAGAAACTCAAGCCCGGCACCGAACTCTTCGCCCCAGCCGGACTTGCAGCCGCTTGTGGTCCAGGAGCCGATCAGTAACGTGGTGCCCTGCTTCCCCGTCAGCCAGGTCACCACCGATTTACAAGGTCAGACATTGCAGCCGCTAGGTTTGGAGACACTCAACCTAATGGGCTTGACCAACGCAGGGCTCACACCCGCTCAACTGCTCCCCCAGCAAGGGGTCGCCCTGCAGGTTTTAGCCGCTAGCCCCACTTCCCAAAGCAGCACCAGCACCCAAACGCATGTCCCGGGCCTGCAGATAGTAAACATCGCCCTCCCTGCTATCATCCCCTCCCTGAGTCCACTCCCTGCCCTCAGTCCTCTTTCAGGGTCGTGTGAGAGACAAGGGAGCCCGGACACACTCGGAGCACAATCATCTCAAACTGAAAGTCCTTCAGGTTGCATGGCCACCTCCCCGCCTGCACCTTTGACACTCTTCACCTCATCGGAGTTGACCCCGAGCAGCCTAGGAGAGCACCTCACACAGACTTTGGAGAGGACAGAAGGGTCCCCACGGCAACAGCCGCCCCCAAAAAGTCCGGCACATTGCGTGGCATCCCCCGAGGGAGGCGGCGGCGGTGATGCCGCGCCGATGAGAGCACCGCCGGTGTCCACCTGGCAGAAGGTCATGGATGACTATAATGAGGTTTCCAGTGACGATGAAGACAGGCTGGTTATTGCCACCTGA